CGCCTGCACACGGTCGGCCGGCCCTTGCCCGGCGTCGAGGCCCGGATCGGCGAGGCCGGCGAGGTCCTCCTGCGCTCGGAGAGCCTCTTCAAGGGATACCTGAACAACCCCGAGGCGACGGCGAGCGCGCTGCGCGACGGGTGGTTCCACACCGGTGATGCCGGATACCTGGAGCCGGACGGTCAGCTCGTGATCCTCGGCCGCGTCGAGGAGGTCGTGCAGACGCGCGGTGGCCAGCGATTCGTGGCGCAGTACGTCGAGAACCGCCTCAAGTTCAGCCCGTTCATCCGGGAAGCCGCCGTCCTCGGCGCCGGGCGCGACCATCTCGCCGCGCTGGTCTGCATCGACTTCGACGCCGTCGGCCACTGGGCGGAGGTGCGGGGCATCTCCTACACCTCCTACGCGGATCTCTCGCAGGAGCCCGAGGTCTACCGGTTGATCGGCGAGCGCATCCGCCACGTGAACCGCCTCCTGCCTCCGGAGCTGGCCATCCGGCGCTTCGTGAACCTGCACAAAGAGTTCGACCCCGACGACGGGGAGCTGACCCGCACCCGCAAGCTGCGACGCGGGGTCATCGAGGAGCGCTACCGCCCGATCATCGAGGCGCTCTACAGCGGCCGGCGCGTCATCGACGTCGAGGCGCGCATCACTTACGAGACGGGCGAGACGGGGACCATCCGCCGGCAGCTCACGCTGGACGACGTCGCATGACGGACATCTACGCGCGGCTGGCCTACCCCGCCGAGCTCGCCGCCAACGGCGCGCTGCTCGGGCTCATGTACGCGCTCGTCGCGCTCGGCATCGTCCTCGTCTACAAGTCGTCGGCGGTGGCCAACCTCGCCCACGGATCGCTGGTGATGCTGGGCGCGTTCGTGACGTGGGCCATCACGACCCACCTCCGATTTCCGCTGGGGCTGGCCCTGGTGGCGGCCGTCCTCGTCATGGCCGCCGTCGGCGCCGGGATCGAGCGGCTCGCGCTCCGCCGCATGGCCGGCCAGCCGCTCATCATGATCCTCATGCTCACCCTCGGCCTCGAGATCATGCTGCGCGGGCTGGCGCCCGCCATCTGGGGGGCGGGCAGCAAGCCGTTCAGCATCGGCATCAGCCAGGACCCGTTCTTCGTGGGCGCCCTCCTCATCAACCGGGTGTACCTGGCGGGAGGCGCGCTCGCGCTCGTCCTCATGCTGCTCTTGATGCTGCTGTTCCACACCCGGCTCGGCGTCGTGCTGCGCGCGGTGTCGGACGACTATGTCGCCTCGTGGTCGGTCGGGATCTCGGTGGAGCGCGCCATCGGCCTGACGTGGGCGATTGCGGGCGGGCTGGCCACGCTCGCGGGAGCGGTGTGGGCCTCGGTCCAGGGGATCGACTGGACCCTCTCGCTGCTGCTGCTCAAGGCGCTGGCGGTCGCCATCCTCGGCGGCCTGGACAGCATCGGAGGCGCTGTGGTGGCCGGGCTCCTGGTGGGCGTCCTGGAGAGCGTGATCTCGGGCTACCTCGATCCGCTTGTGGGCGGGGGCACCAAGGAAGTGGTGGCGGCGGTGGTGATCCTGCTGACGATCCTCTTCAAGCCGCACGGCCTTTTCGGCCGCGAGATCATCGAGCGGGTGTAGCGACGTGTTCTACCGCCGCGCCGGAATCCGCCACACGAGTTACGAGACCGACTCCCGCGTCCTCCCCATCCCGTTCGAGCGGCGCCTGCTCGGGCTGCTGGTGGTGCTCGCCCTCACGGCGCCGGCCTGGCTGCCGGACCTGTACTTCAGCGGCTATCTCCTGCCGTGGATCATCTGGAGCGCGGCGGCGCTGAGCCTGAACGTGCTCATGGGGTGGGCCGGCCAGGTACACCTGGGCTTCGCGTCCGTCATGGCCGTCGGCGCCTACGCTTCCGTCCACCTCGTGCGAGCCGGCGTGCCGTTCGTGCTGGCCCTCGTCGGCGCCGGACTCGCGGCCGCCCTCGTCGGCTCGATCTTCGGCGTGCCCGCCGTCCGCGTCAAAGGGCTGTACCTGGCCGTCAGCACGCTCGCGCTGCAGTACGTGGTCGACTGGGTCCTCGTGCACGTGCCCGCCATCAGCGGGGGCGCGCAGGCCACCCTGCAGGTGCCGGCGCCGCACCTGCTCGGTTGGGAGCTGGCGTCGGACAGCGCGCGCTACTACCTCGCCTTCGCCTGGTGCTCCGCCGTCGCGCTGTTCACGCTGAACATGCGCCGCACCGCGCT
This Candidatus Rokuibacteriota bacterium DNA region includes the following protein-coding sequences:
- a CDS encoding branched-chain amino acid ABC transporter permease, whose amino-acid sequence is MTDIYARLAYPAELAANGALLGLMYALVALGIVLVYKSSAVANLAHGSLVMLGAFVTWAITTHLRFPLGLALVAAVLVMAAVGAGIERLALRRMAGQPLIMILMLTLGLEIMLRGLAPAIWGAGSKPFSIGISQDPFFVGALLINRVYLAGGALALVLMLLLMLLFHTRLGVVLRAVSDDYVASWSVGISVERAIGLTWAIAGGLATLAGAVWASVQGIDWTLSLLLLKALAVAILGGLDSIGGAVVAGLLVGVLESVISGYLDPLVGGGTKEVVAAVVILLTILFKPHGLFGREIIERV
- a CDS encoding branched-chain amino acid ABC transporter permease — encoded protein: MFYRRAGIRHTSYETDSRVLPIPFERRLLGLLVVLALTAPAWLPDLYFSGYLLPWIIWSAAALSLNVLMGWAGQVHLGFASVMAVGAYASVHLVRAGVPFVLALVGAGLAAALVGSIFGVPAVRVKGLYLAVSTLALQYVVDWVLVHVPAISGGAQATLQVPAPHLLGWELASDSARYYLAFAWCSAVALFTLNMRRTALGRAFVAVREKDYAAEVIGVNTYRYKALAFWISSFLGGVTGAVLAFAYYRVVTPEQFSLDVSIQVAAMVITGGLHSVVGSYFGAGFVLLAPIFLDRFLRAGATLLDVAVPSTTLAQLPLVLYGGLIVGFLLIEPLGLAKVYDNVRNYFLVWPFGYARKSGLGR